One Nitrospirota bacterium genomic window carries:
- a CDS encoding prepilin-type N-terminal cleavage/methylation domain-containing protein produces MKKELGEKGFTLIELSIVMIIIGLLIGAVLKGQAMIDDAKNKRLMNDLQGISAAYFTYYDRYNTLPGDDTSARGWGIGTGDGDGLIEGTIGPVPAGESQRAWRALRNAGLLAGDPATTGAAALPSHPFNGRYGVLNRNFGTAIGTRNFIQATGIPGRIAEIVDIKFDDGVYTSGTVQASAAYTTATVDLYYGL; encoded by the coding sequence ATGAAAAAAGAACTTGGGGAAAAGGGCTTCACTCTCATCGAGCTTTCGATAGTGATGATAATCATCGGGCTATTGATCGGGGCTGTTCTGAAAGGGCAGGCGATGATTGATGACGCCAAAAATAAAAGACTGATGAACGACCTGCAGGGAATAAGCGCCGCTTACTTTACCTATTATGACAGGTATAATACTTTACCCGGCGATGATACCAGCGCCCGTGGGTGGGGAATTGGCACTGGCGATGGAGATGGTCTCATCGAAGGCACTATCGGCCCTGTTCCTGCGGGAGAATCGCAGAGGGCATGGCGGGCACTTCGGAATGCTGGGCTGCTTGCAGGTGATCCTGCAACAACCGGTGCAGCTGCGCTTCCTTCTCATCCGTTTAATGGGAGATATGGTGTCCTTAACAGGAACTTCGGAACTGCAATAGGCACAAGAAATTTTATTCAGGCCACAGGCATTCCGGGCAGGATTGCCGAGATAGTCGATATAAAATTTGACGACGGGGTTTACACTTCAGGCACAGTTCAGGCAAGCGCTGCTTATACCACAGCTACGGTTGATCTTTATTATGGATTATAA
- a CDS encoding 1-acyl-sn-glycerol-3-phosphate acyltransferase: MYDLLYRFTAFLIRVILRVNGGIEIKGLENVPLKGGAIIAANHVSYIDPPLLGAVTPRRATFMARKGLFELLWLNWFIKHYAIPVNRERTQPSTIKETIRRLKGGELIAIFPEGRRSESGEMMKAKRGVGMIVSLSKAPVVPAFISGSEKVLPVDAGWLKRGKITVVFGRPIYYTPDAREKGARGDRLHEEISEKVMTAISELKKTL, translated from the coding sequence GTGTACGATCTTTTATACAGGTTTACCGCATTCTTAATCAGGGTGATCCTTCGCGTCAATGGAGGGATAGAAATAAAAGGCCTGGAGAACGTCCCGTTAAAAGGAGGGGCGATCATAGCTGCCAATCATGTAAGCTATATCGATCCTCCTTTGTTAGGTGCAGTGACCCCGAGGAGGGCGACGTTCATGGCGAGAAAGGGGCTCTTCGAGCTTCTCTGGTTAAACTGGTTCATAAAGCATTATGCAATTCCCGTTAACAGGGAAAGAACGCAGCCCTCGACAATAAAAGAAACTATCAGGAGATTGAAGGGCGGAGAGCTTATAGCTATTTTTCCTGAAGGCAGGCGAAGCGAGAGCGGGGAAATGATGAAGGCAAAGCGCGGAGTAGGCATGATAGTCAGTCTCAGCAAGGCCCCAGTGGTCCCGGCTTTTATTTCCGGTTCTGAAAAAGTATTGCCGGTTGACGCCGGGTGGCTTAAGAGAGGTAAAATTACAGTAGTATTTGGAAGGCCGATATATTATACTCCTGATGCGCGGGAGAAGGGCGCACGCGGCGATCGTTTACACGAAGAGATAAGCGAGAAAGTCATGACTGCCATAAGTGAGTTGAAAAAAACGTTATGA
- the rnr gene encoding ribonuclease R → MIPKDIQEKEAILGFIKTTARPVSVREIAIALGIPKKENRTVKRSLKSLVQSGDVFKTRYGLYGIVAQLNLATGYFEAHRDGFGFVIPDKPGERDLFIPPRKTSGAMSGDKVIARVDSPARREGCIIKILERAQKKVVGTFTRDGNMFYVKPKSRKIPVGILISPANRAGAKSGNNVVVELTSYPSAIKPPEGKILKILPDIVEPVHEVEMIIEEFSLPLKFPAAVLSEVKELSGEIEMRKRVDCRSLLTVTIDGETAKDYDDAVSISRTADGFLLHVHIADVSYYVPWDSAIDLEARRRGTSVYFPGSVIPMLPEKLSNNLCSLVPRQDRPTFTAEMHFDMKGRILKKDFYPSVINSNERMTYTSVKKILVDHDSAEREKYGYLIESFVMMEELCDILRTQRMKRGSLDFDLPEPEVLLDIQGRPEAIGRAERNLAHMIIEEFMIAANEAVASHLEALELPSIYRIHEKPDPHKLDELRPIFQSFGLHFKKPDAGTFQTLLKKIQGTVEETLLNILLLRSLKQAKYSTENTGHFGLASESYTHFTSPIRRYPDLVVHRILKEALSRKKISKEKREYFEKLLPEIAAQSSKTERTADEAEREIVNAMRVWFMKDKVGDEYTGIVSNISSKGMRIQLKEFFVEGFLHVSSIPDDYYRFDEQTYRLIGRRKKKTFSVGKEVNVRIERVNIEEREIVLGLV, encoded by the coding sequence ATGATCCCAAAAGACATTCAGGAAAAAGAAGCCATCCTTGGTTTCATTAAGACTACCGCAAGGCCCGTGAGCGTCCGGGAGATCGCGATCGCGCTGGGCATTCCCAAGAAAGAAAACAGGACTGTCAAGAGGTCACTGAAATCATTGGTCCAGTCAGGAGATGTTTTCAAGACCCGTTACGGCCTTTACGGAATAGTAGCGCAGTTGAATCTCGCCACCGGATATTTTGAGGCGCACAGGGACGGGTTCGGTTTTGTGATCCCCGACAAGCCCGGTGAACGGGACCTTTTTATTCCGCCTCGAAAAACTTCCGGCGCAATGTCCGGTGACAAAGTTATCGCCCGCGTAGACAGCCCCGCGAGAAGGGAAGGCTGCATTATAAAGATCCTTGAGCGCGCTCAGAAGAAAGTGGTGGGCACGTTTACCCGCGACGGAAACATGTTCTATGTAAAACCGAAGAGCAGGAAGATACCGGTCGGCATATTGATCAGCCCCGCAAACAGGGCTGGGGCAAAGAGTGGCAATAATGTAGTCGTAGAACTCACTTCGTATCCGAGCGCGATAAAGCCGCCTGAGGGAAAGATATTAAAAATCCTGCCTGACATTGTTGAACCGGTACACGAAGTGGAAATGATCATCGAAGAATTCTCCCTTCCCCTGAAATTCCCTGCCGCTGTGCTCTCCGAGGTTAAAGAGCTGTCCGGAGAAATTGAGATGCGGAAGAGGGTAGATTGCCGCAGCCTTTTGACCGTGACCATTGACGGGGAGACTGCAAAGGATTATGACGACGCGGTATCGATCAGCCGGACAGCGGACGGTTTCCTCCTTCATGTCCACATTGCGGACGTGAGTTATTACGTGCCGTGGGATTCCGCGATTGACCTGGAGGCAAGGCGCAGGGGCACAAGCGTTTATTTCCCCGGCAGCGTGATCCCGATGCTCCCGGAAAAACTTTCAAACAATTTATGCAGCCTTGTGCCGCGTCAGGACAGGCCGACTTTCACTGCCGAGATGCACTTTGACATGAAGGGCCGGATACTGAAAAAAGACTTCTATCCAAGCGTCATTAACAGCAACGAGAGGATGACTTATACGTCTGTAAAGAAGATACTTGTGGACCACGACAGCGCTGAGCGCGAAAAATACGGATACCTCATTGAAAGCTTCGTGATGATGGAAGAGCTTTGCGACATACTGAGGACGCAGAGGATGAAGAGGGGCAGTCTTGATTTTGATCTGCCGGAGCCGGAGGTGCTCCTTGATATACAGGGAAGGCCGGAGGCAATCGGCAGGGCTGAGCGCAATCTCGCGCATATGATAATTGAAGAATTCATGATAGCGGCGAATGAGGCCGTTGCTTCCCACCTTGAGGCCCTTGAGCTGCCGTCAATTTACAGGATACACGAAAAGCCCGACCCTCACAAGCTCGATGAGCTAAGGCCCATTTTTCAATCGTTCGGCCTGCATTTCAAAAAGCCGGATGCCGGGACTTTTCAAACTCTCCTGAAAAAGATACAGGGGACTGTCGAGGAGACGCTGCTGAATATTCTGCTCCTGCGTTCTTTGAAACAGGCAAAATATTCTACTGAAAACACGGGACACTTCGGACTTGCCTCTGAAAGCTACACTCACTTTACTTCTCCAATCAGGCGTTATCCAGACCTTGTCGTCCACAGGATACTCAAGGAGGCCCTGAGCAGGAAAAAGATCTCAAAGGAGAAGAGGGAGTATTTCGAGAAACTCCTGCCGGAGATAGCCGCTCAATCCTCAAAAACGGAACGGACCGCGGACGAGGCTGAAAGAGAGATAGTCAATGCGATGAGGGTGTGGTTTATGAAAGACAAGGTCGGCGACGAATACACCGGCATCGTTTCAAATATTTCATCCAAGGGCATGAGAATCCAGTTGAAGGAATTTTTTGTCGAGGGCTTTCTTCACGTCTCTTCAATACCGGATGACTATTACAGGTTTGACGAGCAGACCTACCGTCTCATCGGCAGGCGGAAGAAGAAAACATTCTCCGTCGGCAAGGAAGTCAATGTGCGGATAGAGCGCGTCAATATTGAAGAGAGAGAGATCGTGCTTGGTCTGGTGTAG
- a CDS encoding prepilin-type N-terminal cleavage/methylation domain-containing protein → MRLETEARIEQLKELDSRFHGNDALTMNGPIPNPQSPTPCSNGFTLVELAIVLVIVGLLIGMGAGMIGPLTKRAKLNETRNTVKEVYETISGYATANKRLPPTLMALSTKTIDSYNTGLVYRPAGGITGADLCTTQGTYLTVNDRGVNKTNVAFIVFSQGENMCNQTGIASPFTISDTGVTIACPQDAGAGYDDTVMYMDINTLRQQICNSFRIVTDSLPTGTEEVAFPASVLEATDGSTPYQSWNITGSLPTGLSLQTSGTCGITTCTQSNPCICGTPTADGSFNFTVTVTDAEGRSATKSFSITINPNDPRITTEVLSYGTVGLGYTATISATGGSSSYTWTLTCPSAITSKGITCSGNTITGTPASGAEGTHQISVTVTDSGGRTASKDLSLAINPAAASASQTAYSVWNNTGARRDFTVGSTCRRVNNNSEITTSTSKLNSGGTIYRYSTTDGSCGGAVQALLSYSSAESADINKNARVNFTGTDR, encoded by the coding sequence GTGAGGTTAGAGACAGAAGCAAGAATTGAACAATTAAAAGAACTGGATTCCCGTTTTCACGGGAATGACGCTCTGACAATGAATGGACCAATCCCCAATCCCCAATCCCCAACCCCTTGTTCAAACGGTTTCACCCTCGTGGAGCTTGCGATAGTTCTTGTCATCGTCGGATTGCTGATCGGCATGGGCGCGGGAATGATCGGCCCGCTGACCAAAAGGGCAAAGCTGAATGAGACGAGGAATACGGTTAAAGAGGTTTACGAAACAATTTCAGGATACGCAACAGCCAACAAAAGACTGCCGCCTACACTCATGGCTCTCAGTACAAAAACTATCGATTCTTACAACACGGGTTTAGTGTACCGCCCCGCAGGCGGAATAACAGGCGCAGATCTTTGCACTACACAAGGGACATACCTTACTGTAAATGACAGGGGAGTAAATAAGACAAATGTGGCGTTCATTGTATTCAGCCAGGGTGAGAACATGTGCAATCAGACCGGCATTGCCTCACCGTTTACCATATCCGACACAGGAGTGACGATCGCGTGCCCTCAGGACGCCGGCGCCGGTTACGATGACACAGTGATGTACATGGACATTAACACTCTGAGGCAGCAGATATGCAATTCCTTCAGAATAGTAACGGACAGCCTGCCGACAGGGACAGAAGAGGTTGCTTTTCCTGCTTCTGTTCTGGAGGCAACTGACGGATCGACCCCCTATCAATCATGGAATATTACCGGCTCACTTCCAACGGGACTATCGTTACAAACATCAGGGACCTGCGGCATTACTACCTGTACCCAATCAAATCCCTGCATTTGCGGGACCCCAACCGCAGACGGAAGTTTCAATTTTACAGTTACAGTAACAGATGCGGAGGGAAGGTCAGCAACAAAAAGTTTTTCGATCACCATCAATCCGAATGATCCGAGGATAACTACAGAGGTCCTGAGTTATGGAACAGTGGGACTGGGTTATACAGCAACAATCAGCGCCACTGGCGGAAGTTCTTCATACACGTGGACCCTGACGTGTCCTTCAGCGATTACCTCAAAAGGAATTACATGCAGCGGAAACACAATAACAGGGACACCGGCATCTGGAGCGGAAGGCACTCATCAGATCAGCGTGACCGTTACCGACAGCGGGGGAAGGACAGCATCTAAAGATCTTTCACTTGCGATCAACCCTGCCGCAGCCAGCGCCTCGCAAACTGCGTACAGTGTCTGGAACAATACCGGCGCGCGGCGCGACTTTACGGTTGGCAGCACGTGCAGAAGGGTTAACAATAACTCTGAAATTACAACCAGCACATCAAAGCTCAATTCCGGTGGGACCATTTATCGGTACTCTACAACTGACGGGTCCTGCGGGGGCGCAGTTCAGGCGCTATTATCATACAGTTCAGCGGAATCGGCTGACATCAATAAAAATGCCCGGGTAAATTTTACGGGGACCGACAGGTAA
- the rpsA gene encoding 30S ribosomal protein S1, whose translation MEPQVEDFEKLYANTFKGLKERAIVKGNVLKVKPDGVIVDVGTKCEGFIPLSELLENELTRLKPGDDVEVFVENLHDSDGFVKLSRLKAQGIRTWDMLEDAFHKGVPVDGKITGKVKGGLTVSIGGISAFLPGSQIDLKAPKNTDELIGKSCPFKIINLTHKGSNVIVSRRALLEEERNKLRGETLTVLKEGAIVKGTVKNLTDYGAFIDLGGVDGLLHISDMSWGRISHPGELFTVGDTVEVVILTFNPETEKVTLGYKQKRPDPWNLVDEKYPSGQKVLGKVITTTDYGVFVELEEGVEGLIHVSELDWVEKSIKPSKFFTVGDRVEAAILKVNKEEKKISLSIKQLKPNPWDVVRSKYTVGQKISGKVKSFADFGAFIALDEGVDALLHISDISWVKRVKHPSDVLKKGQQIEVVVLNIEPEKERISVGLKELTPDPWAGEIPNKYKLGDTVNVKVVSVTDFGVFAELEDGVEGLIHKSELDKKPDEKMEDLFKKGTELTARVLNVNPAERKIDLTMKTMIG comes from the coding sequence ATGGAACCACAAGTGGAAGATTTTGAAAAACTTTATGCGAACACCTTCAAGGGATTGAAGGAGAGGGCAATAGTAAAGGGCAATGTTCTAAAGGTCAAGCCCGACGGAGTTATTGTTGATGTAGGGACCAAGTGTGAGGGCTTTATCCCTCTCAGTGAGCTGCTGGAAAATGAGCTGACCCGTTTGAAACCCGGAGACGATGTGGAGGTGTTTGTTGAGAACCTTCATGATTCGGACGGCTTTGTAAAACTCTCAAGGCTCAAGGCCCAGGGTATCAGGACATGGGACATGCTCGAAGACGCTTTTCACAAAGGAGTGCCCGTTGACGGCAAGATCACAGGAAAGGTAAAAGGAGGGCTGACTGTGTCCATCGGCGGGATAAGCGCATTTCTTCCCGGCTCGCAGATTGATTTGAAGGCCCCCAAGAATACCGATGAGCTTATTGGGAAGAGCTGCCCGTTTAAGATAATTAATCTTACTCACAAAGGCTCAAATGTTATCGTATCAAGACGCGCCCTGCTTGAAGAGGAAAGGAACAAGCTCAGGGGAGAAACACTGACCGTTTTAAAAGAAGGCGCGATAGTAAAAGGGACTGTTAAAAACCTCACGGATTACGGGGCATTTATAGACCTTGGAGGAGTGGACGGCCTTCTGCACATATCTGATATGTCCTGGGGCAGGATCAGCCACCCCGGAGAATTATTCACTGTCGGAGACACTGTTGAAGTTGTGATCCTTACATTTAACCCTGAGACTGAAAAGGTCACACTCGGTTACAAACAGAAAAGGCCGGATCCATGGAATTTAGTGGATGAAAAATATCCGTCCGGCCAGAAGGTCCTCGGCAAGGTCATTACAACTACTGATTACGGAGTATTTGTCGAGCTTGAAGAAGGAGTAGAAGGGCTTATCCATGTATCAGAGCTTGACTGGGTGGAAAAGTCCATAAAACCTTCAAAATTCTTTACCGTTGGAGACAGGGTCGAGGCAGCCATACTGAAAGTCAACAAGGAAGAAAAGAAGATATCCCTCAGCATAAAACAGCTCAAGCCGAACCCGTGGGATGTTGTTAGGAGTAAATACACCGTCGGACAAAAGATTTCAGGCAAGGTTAAAAGCTTTGCGGATTTCGGGGCGTTTATCGCTCTTGATGAGGGGGTTGACGCGCTGCTCCACATTTCAGACATATCATGGGTAAAGCGCGTAAAACATCCATCAGACGTACTCAAGAAAGGGCAGCAGATTGAAGTTGTTGTATTAAATATTGAGCCGGAGAAGGAACGTATTTCTGTCGGGCTAAAGGAACTTACACCTGATCCCTGGGCCGGTGAGATCCCGAACAAATACAAACTTGGCGATACCGTGAATGTTAAGGTTGTAAGCGTAACGGATTTCGGTGTCTTTGCAGAGCTTGAAGACGGGGTGGAAGGCTTGATACATAAATCCGAACTCGATAAAAAACCCGACGAGAAGATGGAAGACCTGTTCAAGAAAGGGACTGAGCTGACCGCGAGGGTCCTTAACGTTAATCCCGCCGAGAGGAAGATAGACCTCACGATGAAAACAATGATCGGCTAA
- the sppA gene encoding signal peptide peptidase SppA: protein MTVSRKVSLGDKVALVRVTGVILDSTDVIEELKEHSKDSSVKAIVLRIDSPGGAVAPSQEIYEEIKKIKEKKKVIVSMGTVAASGGYYISAPADKIVANAGTLTGSIGVIMEIPNISGLMQKIGVETQVIKSGAHKDMASIFKSLKPEEKEILQTVLDDVHDQFIKAVSEGRGIKFEQIKKLADGRIFTGRMAKEVGLVDEIGNLQDAIMLAGELTGIKGEPQVVQKKEKFSFIDMLKGELPKNLMGSVFQGVSLKYLMTP from the coding sequence ATGACTGTTTCGCGCAAGGTTTCGTTGGGAGATAAAGTCGCGCTGGTGCGGGTCACCGGCGTGATCCTTGATTCCACCGATGTCATTGAGGAATTAAAGGAGCATTCAAAAGACAGCTCCGTAAAAGCTATTGTCCTGAGGATAGACAGTCCCGGCGGCGCAGTTGCGCCGTCTCAGGAGATATATGAAGAAATCAAAAAGATAAAAGAAAAGAAGAAGGTCATCGTTTCAATGGGGACTGTGGCCGCTTCAGGGGGCTATTACATATCCGCTCCGGCGGACAAGATAGTGGCAAACGCCGGGACTTTGACCGGCTCTATCGGGGTGATCATGGAGATCCCGAACATCTCAGGCCTTATGCAGAAAATTGGCGTTGAAACACAGGTGATAAAAAGCGGCGCGCATAAAGACATGGCATCCATTTTCAAATCTCTGAAGCCTGAAGAGAAAGAGATCCTCCAGACAGTCCTTGACGACGTGCACGACCAGTTTATTAAAGCCGTTTCAGAGGGCCGGGGGATTAAATTTGAACAAATAAAAAAACTTGCCGACGGTCGGATATTTACCGGCAGAATGGCAAAGGAAGTAGGGCTTGTTGATGAAATAGGCAACCTTCAGGATGCTATTATGTTAGCAGGTGAGCTGACAGGCATAAAAGGCGAGCCTCAGGTTGTTCAGAAGAAGGAGAAGTTCAGCTTTATCGACATGCTCAAAGGAGAACTGCCGAAAAATCTTATGGGCAGCGTCTTTCAGGGTGTCAGTTTAAAATATTTAATGACACCGTAA
- the cobA gene encoding uroporphyrinogen-III C-methyltransferase, giving the protein MQKGKVYIVGAGPGDISLLTVKGLKCLQKAEVVVYDFHLNAQVLNYISRDAEFIYAGKRGGHHTMTQDEINRTLVEKSKEGKTICRLKGGDPFVFGRGGEEAETLANEGIEFEIVPGVSSAIAAPAYAGIPLTHRLYSSSLAIVPGYEDENKKESSIDWARLATGVGTIVFLMAVKNIAHVCRQLIDNGRKPETPVAVVRWGTRPEQTTLVGDLKSIPGLVRENDIKPPAVMVVGDVVKLREVLKWYEKKPLFGQRILVTREHSYGFDTLEESGAEIIDFPTIKIVPPVDWAEMDRAIDKIESYNWLIITSANGVKYFFNRLFERDRDIRDLKGIKICAVGSKTAEAINKLGIKVDLVPEEFNAEGLICAFLKEAEKLRRCEDEKSSTSQPLNLPTSSLAGLKFLLPRAETAREILPQKIRELGGEIDVVTAYRAVKPETHGRRIRRFLKEGKITIATFTSAATFKNFMEITGGDADGLLKDVAIAVIGPVTAKAVEKAGLKVSIMPKEATIEAMVNEIFIWAKKEK; this is encoded by the coding sequence ATGCAAAAAGGAAAAGTCTACATAGTCGGCGCGGGCCCGGGTGATATCAGCCTCCTTACGGTGAAGGGGCTCAAGTGCCTGCAGAAGGCCGAAGTTGTTGTTTATGACTTCCATCTGAACGCGCAGGTCCTCAATTACATAAGCCGCGACGCCGAGTTCATTTACGCTGGCAAACGCGGCGGTCATCACACGATGACGCAGGATGAGATAAACAGGACCCTTGTTGAAAAGTCAAAGGAAGGAAAGACCATCTGCCGGTTAAAAGGCGGCGACCCTTTTGTCTTCGGCAGAGGGGGAGAAGAGGCAGAGACCCTGGCGAATGAAGGCATTGAGTTTGAGATCGTCCCCGGGGTCAGCTCTGCGATCGCAGCGCCTGCTTATGCCGGGATACCGCTTACTCACAGATTGTATTCCTCATCGCTCGCGATCGTCCCCGGTTATGAAGATGAAAATAAAAAGGAAAGCTCCATTGACTGGGCAAGGCTTGCAACAGGGGTGGGGACCATTGTGTTTCTCATGGCGGTAAAAAATATCGCCCACGTCTGCCGGCAGCTTATCGATAACGGCAGGAAACCTGAGACCCCGGTCGCCGTTGTGCGCTGGGGAACAAGGCCGGAACAGACCACGCTCGTTGGAGATCTAAAAAGCATTCCTGGACTCGTCAGGGAAAACGACATCAAGCCCCCGGCGGTCATGGTTGTGGGCGATGTTGTAAAACTGAGAGAGGTCCTCAAGTGGTATGAGAAAAAACCGCTGTTCGGCCAGAGGATACTTGTTACAAGGGAACACTCTTACGGATTCGACACGCTGGAAGAATCAGGCGCTGAAATAATAGATTTCCCCACCATAAAGATCGTCCCTCCAGTGGACTGGGCAGAGATGGACAGGGCGATTGATAAAATAGAGTCTTACAACTGGCTGATAATTACAAGCGCAAACGGCGTTAAATATTTTTTCAATAGACTTTTTGAGAGAGACAGGGACATCAGGGACCTGAAAGGGATAAAGATATGCGCTGTAGGATCAAAGACCGCGGAGGCAATTAATAAATTAGGAATAAAAGTTGATCTTGTGCCGGAGGAGTTTAACGCGGAAGGACTTATCTGTGCGTTTTTGAAAGAAGCTGAGAAGTTAAGAAGATGTGAAGATGAGAAAAGCTCAACTTCTCAACCTCTCAACCTCCCAACTTCTTCATTAGCAGGGTTAAAATTCCTTCTCCCCCGCGCAGAGACGGCACGGGAAATTCTTCCTCAGAAAATTCGTGAGCTTGGCGGGGAGATTGATGTTGTTACAGCGTACAGGGCCGTGAAGCCTGAAACCCACGGGCGGAGGATAAGAAGATTTTTGAAAGAGGGGAAGATCACCATCGCTACATTTACAAGCGCCGCCACTTTTAAAAATTTCATGGAAATCACCGGGGGCGACGCTGACGGCCTTCTGAAAGACGTTGCGATTGCAGTGATCGGCCCCGTCACTGCAAAGGCAGTGGAGAAGGCCGGGCTGAAAGTCAGCATCATGCCCAAAGAGGCGACCATTGAAGCAATGGTGAATGAGATATTCATCTGGGCGAAAAAGGAAAAATAA
- a CDS encoding integration host factor subunit beta, with protein sequence MTKSVLIEKVSGKVEGLSKKQVEVIIETMFESIKEALAKGDKVEIRGFGNFRLRARNARQARNPKTGTSVAVPPKKVPFFKVGKELREMVNKV encoded by the coding sequence ATGACTAAATCAGTTCTTATTGAAAAAGTTTCCGGGAAGGTTGAAGGGCTCTCAAAGAAGCAGGTTGAAGTTATAATTGAGACCATGTTTGAAAGCATCAAGGAAGCCCTTGCAAAAGGCGATAAGGTTGAGATCAGGGGTTTCGGCAATTTCAGGCTCAGGGCCAGAAACGCAAGACAGGCAAGAAATCCAAAGACCGGCACCTCCGTCGCAGTGCCTCCCAAAAAGGTCCCGTTCTTCAAAGTCGGCAAAGAGCTCCGTGAAATGGTAAATAAGGTTTAG
- the folP gene encoding dihydropteroate synthase: MGILNVTPDSFSDGGKYFDKNKAVEQALRMRDDGADIIDIGGESTRPGAEKISAKEEIKRVVPVIEAITDKIKIPVSIDTYKSAVAEAAIPAGASMINDISGLRFDPEMPRVAARHKVPVVIMHIKGAPKNMQKNPVYDSLVPEIIDYLREGIAIARNAGIADDKIIIDPGIGFGKTVEHNLEIIKRLNEFTGLEKPVLLGPSRKAFIGKVLGGIPVTERIEGTAAAIAIGIFNGANIIRVHDVKEMARVAKIADAIRTGIVG; this comes from the coding sequence ATGGGGATATTAAACGTCACTCCGGATTCATTCTCTGACGGTGGTAAGTATTTCGACAAAAATAAAGCTGTTGAGCAGGCGCTCAGAATGAGGGATGACGGCGCTGATATCATCGATATCGGAGGAGAGTCCACGAGGCCCGGCGCGGAGAAGATCTCCGCGAAAGAGGAAATAAAGCGGGTTGTGCCTGTCATTGAGGCGATTACAGATAAAATTAAAATCCCGGTATCAATTGATACATACAAGTCTGCCGTTGCGGAAGCTGCCATCCCGGCAGGGGCTTCCATGATAAATGACATCAGCGGATTGAGATTTGATCCTGAGATGCCGCGCGTTGCGGCAAGACATAAAGTGCCTGTTGTAATCATGCACATCAAAGGCGCCCCGAAAAACATGCAGAAAAATCCTGTCTACGATTCTCTGGTCCCTGAAATAATTGATTACCTGAGAGAGGGGATCGCGATTGCAAGGAACGCAGGGATCGCTGACGATAAGATCATTATTGACCCCGGCATAGGTTTTGGAAAAACTGTCGAACACAATCTTGAGATCATAAAACGCCTGAACGAATTCACCGGCCTTGAGAAACCGGTCCTTTTAGGACCGTCAAGGAAGGCCTTCATCGGTAAGGTCCTCGGAGGCATTCCTGTTACTGAAAGGATCGAAGGAACAGCCGCTGCCATTGCCATAGGAATATTCAACGGCGCGAACATTATCAGGGTCCATGACGTCAAAGAAATGGCCCGCGTGGCAAAGATAGCGGATGCTATAAGAACAGGTATTGTTGGATAG
- the ispH gene encoding 4-hydroxy-3-methylbut-2-enyl diphosphate reductase → MVAKKAGFCFGVKRAIDITFDLAKESKKGVFTYGPLIHNPQVVGELKRKGVNTTNDLYSPDIKTLIIRTHGVSPEVYSGTSEMGYNVIDATCPFVKKAQRFTKILKDEGYQVLIIGDKQHPEVQGLIGFAGDNVIVADDVENLPDVKKKVGIIVQTTQPFETFRKIVLRVIETAREVKIYNTICDSTAQRVKETKELAKKVDMMIIVGGKNSANTNQLVKLSNEVCAKVYHIETAEEILKKWFKGVDKVGISGGASTPQWIIDGVVKKIREISVRR, encoded by the coding sequence ATGGTTGCTAAAAAAGCGGGCTTCTGTTTCGGGGTCAAACGCGCCATTGACATCACCTTTGATCTTGCAAAGGAATCAAAGAAAGGGGTATTTACTTACGGGCCCCTGATCCACAATCCCCAGGTGGTCGGGGAACTCAAACGCAAGGGTGTGAATACGACCAATGATCTTTATTCGCCTGACATTAAGACCCTCATTATCAGGACCCACGGCGTGTCGCCGGAGGTTTATTCCGGGACCTCGGAAATGGGATATAATGTTATTGACGCTACCTGCCCTTTTGTAAAGAAGGCGCAGCGTTTTACAAAGATACTCAAGGACGAGGGGTACCAGGTGCTGATAATCGGAGATAAACAGCATCCCGAAGTGCAGGGGTTGATAGGTTTTGCCGGAGACAACGTGATTGTTGCTGATGACGTGGAGAATTTGCCGGATGTAAAAAAGAAGGTCGGCATAATCGTTCAGACAACCCAGCCTTTTGAGACGTTCAGGAAGATTGTACTGCGGGTCATAGAGACAGCGAGAGAGGTGAAGATATATAATACCATCTGCGATTCTACGGCCCAGAGGGTCAAGGAGACAAAAGAGCTTGCGAAGAAGGTGGACATGATGATCATAGTCGGGGGCAAGAACAGCGCAAACACAAACCAGCTTGTTAAACTTTCCAATGAGGTTTGTGCTAAAGTATACCACATAGAAACTGCTGAGGAGATACTTAAGAAGTGGTTTAAAGGGGTGGACAAGGTTGGCATATCGGGAGGCGCTTCAACGCCCCAATGGATCATAGACGGTGTTGTAAAGAAAATTAGAGAAATTTCTGTCAGGAGGTAA